One Halobacterium zhouii genomic region harbors:
- a CDS encoding P-loop NTPase, whose protein sequence is MTGRVFAVASGKGGVGKTTTAVNLSAAATEAERSVVLVDFDLGMANLGDVLDVEASSPTLHDALAGDADALEATREAPGGFDVVLGGTDIEDFGRADPAALRDAVDALREEYEVVVVDTGGGLTHDTTVPLGVADDVVLVSTPTAAALENTGKTNDLVARLDGEVLGVVFTRVGAGGQVDTADAGDDIDVDVLGSVPEDRSVPESAAAGEPVVEHAPDSPAGEAYRELGHDLLGESVPSSFRDDDATTDEAPEPAGGANEEPAPVDSEDDESDPAAGESEEPDPVASGNDEPDPAAGGNDEPDPAAGGNDEPDPAASGNDEPDPAASGNDEPDPVASGNEEAGPVGDAIVGTLDDDGTQGSDSDQKDGGDGDRSLVSKLTGGLLG, encoded by the coding sequence ATGACAGGGCGCGTGTTCGCGGTCGCGAGCGGGAAGGGTGGCGTCGGGAAGACGACGACCGCCGTGAACCTCTCGGCCGCAGCGACGGAGGCAGAGCGGTCGGTGGTGCTCGTCGATTTCGACCTCGGGATGGCGAATCTCGGCGACGTGCTGGACGTCGAGGCGTCGTCGCCGACGTTACACGACGCGCTCGCGGGGGACGCCGACGCACTCGAGGCGACCCGAGAGGCGCCGGGCGGATTCGACGTGGTGCTCGGCGGGACGGACATCGAGGACTTCGGGCGAGCGGACCCGGCGGCGCTCAGGGACGCCGTGGACGCCCTGCGCGAGGAGTACGAGGTCGTCGTCGTGGACACGGGCGGCGGATTGACCCACGACACGACGGTGCCCCTGGGTGTCGCGGACGACGTGGTGCTGGTGTCGACGCCGACCGCGGCCGCACTGGAGAACACTGGGAAGACGAACGACCTCGTGGCGCGACTCGACGGTGAGGTACTGGGCGTAGTGTTCACGCGCGTCGGTGCCGGCGGCCAGGTGGACACGGCGGACGCGGGCGACGACATCGACGTGGACGTGCTCGGCAGCGTTCCGGAGGATCGCTCGGTGCCCGAGAGCGCGGCGGCCGGCGAACCGGTCGTGGAGCACGCTCCCGACAGCCCCGCCGGGGAGGCCTACCGGGAACTCGGCCACGACCTGCTCGGGGAGTCGGTGCCGTCGTCGTTCCGCGACGACGACGCGACCACGGACGAGGCGCCGGAACCGGCTGGTGGTGCGAACGAGGAACCAGCGCCGGTCGACAGCGAAGACGATGAGTCGGACCCAGCTGCCGGCGAAAGCGAGGAGCCGGACCCAGTTGCCAGCGGAAACGATGAGCCGGACCCAGCTGCCGGCGGAAACGATGAGCCGGACCCAGCTGCCGGCGGAAACGATGAGCCGGACCCAGCTGCCAGCGGAAACGATGAGCCGGACCCAGCTGCCAGCGGAAACGATGAGCCGGACCCAGTTGCCAGCGGAAACGAGGAAGCGGGGCCGGTTGGCGACGCGATCGTCGGAACGCTCGACGACGACGGTACCCAGGGCAGTGATAGCGACCAGAAAGACGGTGGCGACGGCGACCGGTCGCTCGTCTCGAAGCTCACGGGCGGCCTGCTCGGGTAG